Within uncultured Methanoregula sp., the genomic segment ATTCTCAAAGCTTGCCGGGGACCTTACTTCACGCGGCGTTTCGAATTGCAGTCGTCGCCAGTTGTACCATTACCGGGATTTTTACCTCGCATATCCTCATATTGTGGGTTCGCTGCCCCCACAATTACAGGACCTGCTTCCCCTTCCGGAAGTTTTCGCTCCGGCAATTGTGGGTTCACTGCACCCACAATCCGGCGAAGGCTCCCCGGATCTCCTTCACCGTCTGTCATACACGCATTTTGAAGAACTCGTTGCAATCGAAGATCCCCTGAAGCGATCGTTCTACGAAGAGGAATGTGTCCGTGGGAACTGGTCCGTACGGGAGTTGCAGCGCCAGATCGGCAGCCTGTACTATGAACGGACCGCAATGTCGAAGGACAAAAAACGTCTCGCAAGGACCGTTTTGGGAAAAGCCGAACTCATGAATCCCTCACAGGTCATCCGGGATCCGTACATATTCGAGTTTCTCGGGCTGCACCCTCACGAAGCACTCAGTGAAGCAAATCTCGAAGGGCAGCTGATCGACCGGTTGCAGGAGTTCCTCCTGGAGCTTGGCCGGGGATTCTGCTTCGAGGCCCGGCAGAAACGCATCCTTATCGGAGGGGAGCATTTCTTTGTCGACCTGGTCTTTTATCACCGGATCCTGAAATGCCATGTCCTGATCGAGTTGAAGGTCGATACATTCTCCCATGAATATCTCGGCCAGCTGAATACGTACGTGAACTGGTTCCGGCACAATGAAATGACTGGCGATGATAATCCCCCGATTGGAATCCTGCTCTGCACCAGGAAGAACGAAGCACTCGTTGAGTATGCACTTGCGGGAATGGATAACAAGTTGTTCGTCTCGAAATACCAGGTCGCACTTCCGGGAAAAGAGGAGATCCGTCATTTCATCGAGGAACAGATCCGAAACGATGGAGATATGCGGTAAGGATGTTTCCCGGCGTTTGGCCGGGGAATTTTTCTCTTCACTTTCATGCCCCAACCTGAACCCCTTTAAATCCCGGAACTGATTGTCTGAGCACATATTCATGAAAGACATCATCATCAAAGGTGCACGCCAGCACAACCTCAAAAATGTCAGCGTCACGATCCCGCGGGACAAGCTCGTGGTGATCACCGGGGTCTCCGGCTCCGGGAAATCAACGCTCGCATTCGATACCCTCTACGCGGAAGGCCAGCGCCGGTACGTCGAGTCCCTCTCCTCGTACGCCCGGCAGTTCCTCGGCATCATGCAGAAACCGGATGTCGATTCCATCGAGGGGCTCTCTCCTGCCATCTCCATAGAACAGAAGACCACTTCCAAGAATCCCCGGAGCACGGTCGGGACCGTCACGGAGATCTACGATTACCTCCGGCTCCTCTATGCCCGGATCGGGACGCCGTTCTGTCCCGAGCACAATATCCCGATCGCGGCCCAGACCCCGGACCGGATCGCCGACCAGATCGCGGCCGAGCACCCGGGCATGATCACGGTCCTCGCCCCCATTGTCCGCCAGAAGAAGGGGACGTACCAGCAGCTCTTGAAAGACCTCAACAAGGAAGGGTTCACCCGGGTCCGGGTCAACGGGAAGATCATCCGGACCGATGAGGAGATCAAGCTCGACCGGTACAAGATGCAGGACATCGAGATCGTCATCGACCGGCTCGAAGCCTCGGAACGCTCCCGGCTTGCCGAGGCGGTGGAGAACTGCCTCAGGAAATCCGAGGGGCTCGTACTCGTTGCCGACGAAGAAGGGAAGGAGTCCACGTACTCCTCCCTCATGGCCTGCCCGGTCTGCGGGATGGCATTCGAGGAACTCCAGCCCCGGATGTTCTCGTTCAACAGCCCGTTCGGCGCCTGCGAGGAGTGCCACGGGCTCGGGGTGAAGATGGAATTCGATCCCGACCTGATCATCCCGGACAAGGAGCGGTGCATCGCGGACGGCGCCATCGCCCCGTACCGTAACGCCATGGACGGGTTCCGGGGCCAGTATCTCGCAACGGTTGCGAAGAACTACGGCTTCTCGGCCCTCACCCCGATCAAGGATCTCACTACGGAACAGTACGAGGCGCTGATGTTCGGCTCCTCGAAGCGGATGAAGTTCTCGATGAGCATGAAAGGCGGCGACGCCGAGTGGTCGCACACCGGGGAATGGGAAGGCCTCCTCCCCCAGACCGCCCGGCTCTATGCCCAGACCCAGTCGGACTGGCGCAAGCGCGAGCTCGAAGGCTACATGCGGGTCTCACCCTGCCCGGCCTGCAACGGGAAGCGGCTCAAGGACAAGGTGCTCGCGGTCCGGATCGACGGGAAATCGATCATCGATGTCACGGACATGTCGATTTCGGAAGGTATCGCGTTCTTTAAAAACATCCGGCTGACCCCCAGGGAAGCGGAGATTGCCAACCTGATCACCAAGGAGATCAAGAGCCGGATCGATTTTCTGGAAAAAGTCGGCCTCGGGTACCTCACGCTCTCCCGGAACGCCGGGACGCTCTCCGGCGGGGAAGCCCAGAGGATCCGGCTCGCAACCCAGATCGGGTCGAACCTGATGGGCGTGCTCTATGTCCTCGACGAACCCTCCATCGGGCTCCACCAGCGCGACAACCGGAAACTCATCGAGACCCTCCGGACGCTCCGCGACCTCGGCAACACGGTGCTCGTGGTGGAACATGACGAGGACATGATCCGGTCCGCAGAGCACGTGATCGACATGGGCCCCGGTGCCGGAATGCACGGCGGCCATATCGTCGCTGAAGGCAACCCGAAGCAGATCGAGAAGAACAAAAAGTCCCTCACCGGCCAGTACCTTGCCGGGGCAAAGATGATCGATGTGCCCACAACGAGGAGGGTGCCGAAGAAGTACATCACGGTGAAAAAGTGCCGGGAGAACAACCTCAAGGGCATTACCGCGAAGTTCCCCATCGGCCTCCTCACGGTCGTTACCGGGGTCTCGGGCAGCGGGAAGTCGACCCTCGTGTACGAGACGCTCTACAAGGGCACGATGCAGATCATCAACAAGTCCCGGGAGCAGGCCGGGAAGCACGACGCGATCGTCTTCGATGCCGAGATCGACAAGGTGATCGTCATCGACCAATCCCCGATCGGGAAGACCCCCCGGTCCAATCCCGCCACCTACACGAAAGTCTTCGACGAGATCCGGACGGTCTTTGCCGAGACCAAGGAGGCGAAGATGCGGGGCTTCAAGCCGGGCCGGTTCTCCTTCAACATCCGTGGCGGGCGGTGCGAGGCGTGCGAAGGCGATGGTCTCATCAAGATCGAGATGAACTTCCTCCCCGATGTGTACATCGAGTGCGAGGAGTGCAAGGGCAAGCGGTACAACCGCGAGACCCTGGAGGTACTGTACAAGGGGAAATCTATCGCCGACGTCCTCGACATGAGCGTTGAAGAAGCGATGAAGCACTTCGAGAACATTCCCTCGATCCGGGCCAAGCTGGAGACCCTGTCGAGAGTCGGGCTCGACTACATCAAGCTCGGCCAGTCATCAACAACCCTCTCGGGCGGCGAGGCGCAGCGGATCAAGCTCACCCGCGAGCTTGCCAAGCGTGCAACCGGCAGGACCCTCTACCTTCTGGACGAGCCGACCACCGGTCTCCACTTCGACGACACGAAGAAGCTGATCAAGGTGCTCGACGATCTCGTGGAGAAGGGCAATACCGTGATCGTCATCGAACATAACCTCGATGTTGTCAAGTCGGCCGACCATCTCATCGACATCGGGCCGGAGGGCGGGGATGCCGGCGGCGAGATCGTGGCAACCGGGACCCCGGAGCAGGTAGCAGCTGTTGCCGGGAGTTATACCGGGCAGTTTTTGAAGCCCATCCTCAACCCTTCCTGATTTTTTTTATCGCTCTCCAGATCCACCTGCCTGCTCCCCATCCCTTATGTTCTTGAAACGGCTAAGATTATTCACCAATGTTTGATACGGCCACCCTCCCGGGAAGCCCCGGGTGCTACCAGTTCCTGGACCATGCGGGTACGATCATTTACGTAGGGAAGGCCAAGAATCTCAAAAAAAGGGTCAGCAGTTATTTCCAGAAGAAGGATCACGATCCCAAGACCCTGAAACTCGTGGAATCGATTGCTTCGGTCAGCGTGTTTGTGACCAACACCGAGACCGAAGCTTTTCTTCTTGAAAATAATCTCATCAAAAAATACCAGCCGAAATACAATATCGATCTCAAGGATGCCAAGCGCTATGCGTATATTGAGA encodes:
- a CDS encoding PDDEXK nuclease domain-containing protein, which produces MSKKKTDLAISGEPEDSDLPSLVRRIADIHNQLVERATKAVNVSLTLRNWLIGLSIQNYELEGRDRATYGDRLFSKLAGDLTSRGVSNCSRRQLYHYRDFYLAYPHIVGSLPPQLQDLLPLPEVFAPAIVGSLHPQSGEGSPDLLHRLSYTHFEELVAIEDPLKRSFYEEECVRGNWSVRELQRQIGSLYYERTAMSKDKKRLARTVLGKAELMNPSQVIRDPYIFEFLGLHPHEALSEANLEGQLIDRLQEFLLELGRGFCFEARQKRILIGGEHFFVDLVFYHRILKCHVLIELKVDTFSHEYLGQLNTYVNWFRHNEMTGDDNPPIGILLCTRKNEALVEYALAGMDNKLFVSKYQVALPGKEEIRHFIEEQIRNDGDMR
- the uvrA gene encoding excinuclease ABC subunit UvrA, with translation MKDIIIKGARQHNLKNVSVTIPRDKLVVITGVSGSGKSTLAFDTLYAEGQRRYVESLSSYARQFLGIMQKPDVDSIEGLSPAISIEQKTTSKNPRSTVGTVTEIYDYLRLLYARIGTPFCPEHNIPIAAQTPDRIADQIAAEHPGMITVLAPIVRQKKGTYQQLLKDLNKEGFTRVRVNGKIIRTDEEIKLDRYKMQDIEIVIDRLEASERSRLAEAVENCLRKSEGLVLVADEEGKESTYSSLMACPVCGMAFEELQPRMFSFNSPFGACEECHGLGVKMEFDPDLIIPDKERCIADGAIAPYRNAMDGFRGQYLATVAKNYGFSALTPIKDLTTEQYEALMFGSSKRMKFSMSMKGGDAEWSHTGEWEGLLPQTARLYAQTQSDWRKRELEGYMRVSPCPACNGKRLKDKVLAVRIDGKSIIDVTDMSISEGIAFFKNIRLTPREAEIANLITKEIKSRIDFLEKVGLGYLTLSRNAGTLSGGEAQRIRLATQIGSNLMGVLYVLDEPSIGLHQRDNRKLIETLRTLRDLGNTVLVVEHDEDMIRSAEHVIDMGPGAGMHGGHIVAEGNPKQIEKNKKSLTGQYLAGAKMIDVPTTRRVPKKYITVKKCRENNLKGITAKFPIGLLTVVTGVSGSGKSTLVYETLYKGTMQIINKSREQAGKHDAIVFDAEIDKVIVIDQSPIGKTPRSNPATYTKVFDEIRTVFAETKEAKMRGFKPGRFSFNIRGGRCEACEGDGLIKIEMNFLPDVYIECEECKGKRYNRETLEVLYKGKSIADVLDMSVEEAMKHFENIPSIRAKLETLSRVGLDYIKLGQSSTTLSGGEAQRIKLTRELAKRATGRTLYLLDEPTTGLHFDDTKKLIKVLDDLVEKGNTVIVIEHNLDVVKSADHLIDIGPEGGDAGGEIVATGTPEQVAAVAGSYTGQFLKPILNPS